A single window of Culicoides brevitarsis isolate CSIRO-B50_1 chromosome 3, AGI_CSIRO_Cbre_v1, whole genome shotgun sequence DNA harbors:
- the LOC134834177 gene encoding alanine aminotransferase 1, with product MGFLLHNGHKVVTTAFTRNLLFGQRGCITTIADNKKAKTNTKFKESKTIINKTICAFSVYTRNFTTTTNMSAKPCVTLDNINPSIKVMEYAVRGPLVIRAGQIEKELQEGTKKPFTEVIRANIGDCHAMGQVPLTFIRQVLGLITYEPLFKDPNIPTDCKERARAILKDCKGSSVGSYSDSAGIDIIRKHVAQYIENRDGIPSDWQNIILSAGASGSIKAILALLRCVQNNKRPGVMVPIPQYPLYSATITEFDMHQIGYYLDESKHWGLDINELQRSIDEARKVSCPRAIVIINPGNPTGQVLSKENIQEIIKFAYKEKLFIFADEVYQDNIYAPGSKFHSFKKVMSEMGEPYSKMELASFMSCSKGYMGECGIRGGYAEIVNMCPDVKAMLLKSISAQLCPTTIGQACMDCVVNPPKQGEPSYELWQKERSEVLDSLKVRAEMVAKTFNSIEGFSCNAVQGAMYAFPQIKLPEKAIEAAKKAGQAPDVFYAFQLLENTGICIVPGTGFGQKPGTYHFRTTILPQTDKLKHMLELFRNFHEKFLAQYK from the exons atggGATTCTTGCTACATAATG GACATAAAGTCGTCACAACAGCATTCACTCGCAATTTACTGTTTGGCCAGCGAGGTTGTATTACTACAATCGCagacaataaaaaagcaaaaacaaatACTAAATTTAAGGAATCCAAGACAATAATCAACAAAACTATTTGTGCTTTTAGTGTTTATACAAGGAATTTTaccacaacaacaaacatgtcTGCAAAACCATGTGTCACTCTAGACAATATAAATCCTAGTATTAAAGTTATGGAATACGCG GTACGTGGACCACTTGTGATACGTGCCGGTCAAATTGAAAAAGAGCTGCAGGAG GGAACAAAAAAACCATTTACAGAAGTAATCCGAGCAAATATTGGTGACTGCCATGCAATGGGACAAGTGCCTCTTACGTTTATTAGACAA GTTTTAGGACTAATCACATATGAACCTTTATTCAAAGATCCAAATATCCCCACAGATTGCAAAGAACGTGCAAGAGCAATCTTAAAAGACTGTAAAGGTAGCTCCGTTGGATCGTATTCTGATTCTGCCGGCATTGATATAATTAGAAAACATGTCGCTCAGTATATTGAAAATCGTGATGGCATTCCATCTGATTGGCAAAATATCATATTGTCCGCTGGTGCCTCAGGATCAATCAAAGCTATTTTGGCTTTATTAAGATGTGtacaaaacaacaaacgaCCAGGTGTGATGGTGCCCATTCCTcag TATCCCTTGTATTCGGCAACTATAACTGAATTCGATATGCATCAAATTGGATACTATTTGGATGAATCCAAGCATTGGGGCCTGGATATCAATGAGCTTCAACGTTCCATTGATGAGGCACGTAAAGTATCTTGTCCTCGGGCAATAGTGATTATAAATCCTGGAAACCCTACAGGACAAGTTTTATCAAAGGAAAACATACAAGagattattaaatttgcttACAAAGAAAAGCTCTTTATTTTTGCCGATGAGGTATATCAAGACAATATCTATGCACCTGGTTCTAAGTTCCATAGCTTCAAAAAGGTTATGTCCGAAATGGGAGAGCCGTATTCTAAAATGGAATTGGCTAGTTTCATGTCCTGCTCAAAAGGTTACATGGGTGAATGTGGTATACGTGGAGGTTATGCAGAAATAGTGAATATGTGTCCAGACGTAAAGGCGATgcttttaaaatctatttcGGCTCAATTATGCCCAACAACTATTGGTCAAGCTTGCATGGATTGTGTTGTCAATCCTCCAAAACAAGGTGAACCTTCTTATGAGTTATGGCAGAAAGAGCGTTCAGAAGTGCTTGATTCTCTGAAAGTTCGAGCGGAAATGGTAGCCAAAACATTTAATTCTATAGAAGGTTTTAGCTGTAACGCTGTACAAGGTGCCATGTATGCTTTTCCGCAAATTAAGTTACCTGAGAAAGCAATAGAGGCAGCTAAAAAAGCAGGACAAGCGCCAGATGTTTTCTATGCATTTCAACTATTAGAAAACACCGGAATTTGTATAGTACCTGGAACTGGATTCGGACAAAAACCTGGAACATATCATTTTCGTACAACCATTCTCCCTCAAACGGACAAGTTGAAACACATGCTTGAACTCTTCCGTAACtttcacgaaaaattcttagcacaatacaaataa